In the Centroberyx gerrardi isolate f3 chromosome 9, fCenGer3.hap1.cur.20231027, whole genome shotgun sequence genome, one interval contains:
- the pigx gene encoding phosphatidylinositol-glycan biosynthesis class X protein, producing MYFILFSTLAYLSTCHCGTETDEKNENICVLLKQWLDSTSVSMEINKQGFHREVVTTVEFSPDGPNGLKALLVHRWPRGIYVDPYQLASLSDHSDWQVLLGSAIDLEVPAHKTEGFVTLVYPTLDRRIPRLLKTTIPIHGRYHEPSFVGKKFAFVNLDPPELLLHTDKCTQPSYLQPHTVVDAPCTADNSSICQWVKIQHRQEPGHASFQFPVGDGSLVIPVCSGTLLVTMMCCLALSKNIWKHKIF from the exons atgtattttataCTCTTCTCTACATTGGCTTATTTATCGACATGTCATTGTGGGACCGAAACGG ATGAGAAGAATGAGAACATTTGTGTTCTTCTGAAGCAGTGGCTTGACTCAACATCAGTTTCAATGGAGATCAACAAACAGGGTTTTCACAG GGAGGTGGTAACCACTGTTGAGTTCAGCCCTGATGGGCCCAATGGCCTCAAAGCTTTGTTGGTTCACAGATGGCCCAGAGGAATCTATGTTGATCCATACCAGCTTGCATCACTGAGTGATCACAGTGATTGGCAG GTGTTACTAGGTTCAGCCATTGACCTAGAGGTGCCTGCTCACAAGACTGAGGGATTTGTTACTCTTGTGTATCCCACTCTGGATAGACGAATTCCCAGACTTCTAAAAACAACAATCCCGATACATGGCCGCTACCATGAGCCTTCTTTTGTGGGTAAAAAGTTTGCATTTGTAAACTTAgatcctccagagctgctgctgcataCTGACAAAT GTACACAGCCATCCTACTTACAGCCTCATACAGTTGTAGACGCCCCCTGCACTGCCGACAACTCAAGCATATGTCAATGGGTTAAAATCCAGCATCGGCAG GAGCCGGGCCATGCGAGTTTCCAGTTTCCAGTTGGCGATGGGTCTTTGGTGATACCTGTATGCAGTGGAACCCTTCTAGTCACAATGATGTGCTGCTTGGCACTGTCGAAAAACAtctggaaacataaaatcttTTAA
- the cep19 gene encoding centrosomal protein of 19 kDa, which produces MPFEAKQCGVQFSPPSIIVIYENTETNKVRKRIIPVRSFSKFSDCCRAAERLKNHSRHKDYLEGVSLSQLERLHIVLRDHMQGHSLEHSLASFRLDPNEDLNKLDDDELARKKGQMDTLFERNRKHKDDPDFVYDLEVEFTKTARDKCSWDEESDDGF; this is translated from the exons atGCCTTTTGAGGCAAAACAATGCGGAGTGCAGTTTAGTCCTCCCTCAATTATTGTGATTTATGAAAATACAGAAACCAACAAGGTGCGAAAAAGAATAATACCTGTGCGGAGCTTTTCTAAATTTTCAG actgctgcagggctgctgagAGACTGAAGAACCACTCCCGGCACAAGGACTACTTGGAGGGAGTGTCCCTGAGCCAGCTGGAGAGGCTCCACATAGTACTGAGAGATCACATGCAGGGCCACAGCCTGGAGCACAGCCTGGCCTCATTCCGCCTGGACCCTAACGAAGACCTCAATAAATTAGATGATGATGAACTGGCTCGCAAGAAGGGCCAGATGGATACACTGTTCGAGCGAAACCGAAAGCACAAGGATGACCCTGACTTTGTTTACGACCTGGAAGTGGAATTTACCAAGACTGCCAGAGACAAGTGCAGCTGGGATGAAGAGTCTGATGATGGGTTTTAA